agcataaaaaaaaaaaaaaaaaaaaacaccttccagactgggcatggtgacacatacccTTATTCAGGAGGGTACATGGGAAAGCAGAGCAGTACAGCAGGATGATGTACACAGCATTGGGAAACAGGTTTCCATGGTAGGATAATGTACACTGGGTACCAGGAGGGATGATATATACTGGGTTGGGAAGCAGGGTGTCATGGTGGAATGTATGTAGGCATGTTCACCTCATTGTGGGCAGTAAACAGGAAAAAGGGAATGGCATGCCAATACCTTCTTCAAGTGCTCGATCGCAAAgacctcatttctttctttctaagcctCAAAACACAACACTTCTCTTTGTTTGGTGACCTGAGACGTCACCCTCAAATCTTACCCACAACCCACAAGAGACATTAAGGCGCATTTTAACAAGTATGACATATATAAAAAGATTTCCTGAGCTAGTAAGgtgctgttttgattgtgaacTTGGGGTGCAGATTTGGCGGCACACGAATACAATTCCAGCAAGTAGGAGGCTGGAGTGGAAGCGctaagttccagactagcctatACCACCtcgcaaaaacaaacaaacaacaaaggcaGAGTGCAAACTACAAATCAAgagaactgggcatggtggtgcaggcctataATCCTGAAGGCATAAGGATAGTCACATTTGTTTGAGTgtcaggaatttgaggccagtctaggctagggtgagaccctgtcttcacaCTAAAGGAGAGGCATTCCATCCGTAGAGTACTTGTCTTACAAGTTTGAGGACCAGAGTGTTCAGATCCCTAGAATCATgaacacatttgtaatcccagtaatAGTGGGATGTGAGGTGGGGGGCAGGTGGATACCTAGGACTCTCTGGCCAGAGAGCCTGGTTTGCATAGCAGTTCCAGGTTAATGAGCCGCTGACTTACACAAAAAAGTGGAACGGACCTGAGGAATGATACCcaaggcgctctctctctctctctctctctctctctctctctctctctctctctctctctccaaaaggaaaaaaaatatgtagagCCAAGCTTTAAGATCAAATGACAGGAAGCCAGGCTAAGGCTAAGTAAAAGTAACCCTTGGTGCTCAGGCTCAAACAAAGCAAGGCAGAAGCCCCAGCTGCTGCTGAGTTAAACATAGCATCCATATCTAGAGATGCCTGGACTCCCCTGTGCTGCCCACTGAGCCCTTCCACAACAACAGCCCACCACAGACTTCCAAACATGCAGCCATGCTCCATGAAGCACACAGCCAAGAAAAGGAACCCATACAGCaagttaaaaagatttattgCCAGACTAGTCTTCCAGTCCAGAACCTGGGCTGTCCGAGGAGGCTCAAGCACTTGTCATGGTGCACCCTGATGTGGGATCCACTCCCTTCATGGGACCCCTGTTCCATGTGGTGGCTGCTGGGGATTGAGGGGATCCACTCCAGTGTGAACCCCTCTCCCCTGATGGTGATGGGGCTCCAAGGCTGGCACAGTGCCCAGCTCTCAGAGGCCACGTAGACCTGCTCTGGTGTAGGCTGAGCCCTCTTTGAGGTCAGGCACCAAGGACTTGACCTTGAAGgggaaagagatgaagccaaaTCACCTGAGACTGAGAAGATGAACAGGTGTGAGAAAAAGCTGCCACCTGTGAGCCAGAGATGTCCCCAGACGAGTCCATGTGGCCCCTGTGGCCTGCATAGTATACAAAAACCAATTTGTTTCCAATAGTTAAAAATTCTAAGATTTCATATAAAAGTCTGGGTTTGGGGCCTAAGGAAGAAAAATGTTGTAAATATCTGGCACCATTCCTTACATGGCACTTACAGGTCACATTGGACTGCACCTCTCCAGGACTAGATATGCCACTCCAGACCTTGGCCACCTGGCACCTGAACATAATGTGCtattggggttttggttttgtttcttgtcaGGTATAAGGAATGCCATCCCATTCTTGAATGTGTCATGtcaaaaaaggacaaaaagtgGACATGGCTCCTGGAAGCAATTGCTGTGGCTCCCTCCGTCTTCCATTTGGCCCTACAGGTACCTGTGCTTTACTGAGGTTAACAGAGCATGCCCAACAATAACTCTCACAGGTTTCTGTCACGTGCCACCCCGCCTCTTCGGGATCTGTCAGCCCCAGTGTCAGCTAGGCAAGTTGCAAAGAGAATGCAGTTAATCGCGGAAGTTAATAGGGGGACAGACCTAAGACGGACTACCTAGACCTCTTTGCTGGAGGAGAGGTTCAGGGTGGAATGAAAGATTAATACTGTTATCCTGGTTTTAAGTTGGTGACTAACACGAAGAGGTGGGGTGAGCATAACTTCAGGAGGCCCAGGTTGGGCCAGTGTGAACTTAAGATTACCAAACACGTTGGTTCCCATTCCTCGACTGTTTTGGACATGAAAGAAACTCTGAGAAGGTTGGTAGGGGTGCAGAGGAACATGGCTTACAGCCCAGCAGATGTTGAGACCCGCCTGGTCCATCCTCCCTCAGGTCAGGTTGCAGTGATTTGCAGAGAGGGTAAAGAACTGTAGGAGAATGGAGTTAGAAGCAGGCAGGACTGGGCCCCAGAACACAGAAGAAGAGGCATGCCTTCCTGGTGCCCCTTCATTCTGTGGTGGCTGCTGCCAGGTTATTTGCCCTTGAGAGAGACGGCAATCTTGATGCAGCCCAGGCGCTTCCCACCACTGCTCAAGATACTCTGGATGCGGTAGTTGCCTGTGCTCAACCAGCTCGGCAGCTCCAGGTCAGGTACTGTGAAGTTGCTCGTGGGCAGTGAGTAGGTGCCCTGAAGGGAAGAAGTGAACCGGGGTCAGGCTGGCCTACTGCTCACAGCCTACAGCTGtgatctccccccacccccttttcccaTCCTGCTAAGATCCAAGAGTGGTACTGTAGCCCTTTTCCAGGCTGAGTATGAAGGGTACCAGTGGTCACATCTAAGCATAAAACTGCTCCATTCCACACCAAGGCTCCCAGCTCCCAAGATAGTGGTTTTCATATACCCAAGGAAGCAATATGCAGACCgaaaaggccacacccactctccCTCTACCATAGAGGAGTAACACTAGTGCCTTGACACCCCAAGTACTCACTTCCTTGAAGGGACAATGGCAGGGAAGCCCCAAGGTGTGCAGGGGCTCTGGGCAGGGTTCTCCAGGAGGGATGCATTCGTCTATCATGTTACAGACATTCTCGTAGCTGCAGCTGCCTAGCTGTTCTACGCATGGGATCTTGACCCAGAAGCCAGCTACTTCCTTCTCCACGGTGAGCTCCACCTGTCACAGGATTAATCAAGATGACAGTGTGAGCTCCAGGGCACAcattcctgctcctgcctcttgAAGTTTCATCTCATAACCAGCTGCAATAAGGCTTGTAGATGAATCTCAAAGTAATCCCCCACCCCATATGTTTCCACTGGTttgattctttgagacagggtctacatatgta
The nucleotide sequence above comes from Arvicanthis niloticus isolate mArvNil1 chromosome 6, mArvNil1.pat.X, whole genome shotgun sequence. Encoded proteins:
- the Gm2a gene encoding ganglioside GM2 activator, with product MHLVPLLLLLGLLIAGPVAPARLGPKRPSRLGGFSWDNCDEGKDPAVIKSLTLQPDPIVVPGDVIVSAEGKTSVPLTSPQKVELTVEKEVAGFWVKIPCVEQLGSCSYENVCNMIDECIPPGEPCPEPLHTLGLPCHCPFKEGTYSLPTSNFTVPDLELPSWLSTGNYRIQSILSSGGKRLGCIKIAVSLKGK